A genomic stretch from Hymenobacter psoromatis includes:
- a CDS encoding cyanophycinase, with the protein MKNLIPRGKLIAIGGNEDKGTYPTVRSKRQYYLNFFELGILKRVVSESGKTDPRIEVITTASMIPQEVGPIYIGSFAMLNCHNVGIMDIRTPEDARQPEYLARLRAADVVMFSGGNQSRLRDMFGDTDFLDTLTRRYFAEEHFVIAGTSAGAMAMSQHMIRGGSVPDALLKGAVKMGTGLSLSPPAIIDSHFVKRGRFGRLIEAVALYPKLIGIGLGEDTGVLITDGHLVETIGSNLVIILDGFDIMHNNAAAIKKGTTLSIENIKMHVLAKGNVYCMTERKFYVSKEAAKSAVC; encoded by the coding sequence TTGAAAAATCTTATTCCACGCGGCAAGCTCATTGCCATTGGGGGCAACGAGGACAAAGGCACCTACCCCACCGTCCGCAGCAAGCGCCAGTACTACCTGAATTTTTTCGAGCTGGGCATTCTCAAGCGCGTCGTTTCGGAGTCGGGCAAAACTGACCCGCGCATTGAAGTAATCACCACGGCGTCCATGATTCCGCAGGAGGTGGGTCCGATTTACATCGGCTCGTTTGCCATGCTCAATTGCCACAATGTGGGCATCATGGACATTCGCACGCCCGAGGATGCGCGGCAGCCCGAGTACCTGGCGCGCCTGCGGGCCGCCGATGTGGTCATGTTTTCGGGCGGCAACCAGTCGCGCCTGCGCGATATGTTTGGCGACACCGATTTTCTCGACACCCTCACCCGCCGCTATTTTGCCGAGGAGCATTTCGTGATTGCCGGCACCAGCGCCGGCGCAATGGCCATGTCGCAGCACATGATTCGGGGCGGCTCGGTGCCCGATGCCTTGTTAAAGGGTGCCGTGAAAATGGGCACCGGCCTCAGCCTGTCGCCGCCAGCCATTATCGACTCGCACTTCGTGAAGCGCGGGCGCTTTGGCCGGCTCATTGAGGCGGTAGCGCTCTACCCCAAGCTCATTGGCATTGGCCTGGGCGAGGACACCGGCGTGCTCATCACCGACGGCCACCTGGTCGAAACCATCGGCTCGAACCTGGTCATCATTCTCGACGGCTTTGATATTATGCACAACAACGCCGCCGCCATTAAGAAAGGCACTACCCTCTCCATCGAGAATATCAAGATGCACGTGCTGGCCAAGGGCAACGTGTACTGCATGACCGAGCGCAAGTTTTACGTGAGCAAGGAAGCGGCTAAAAGCGCCGTCTGCTAG
- a CDS encoding isoaspartyl peptidase, with product MFALALHGGAGTIARATLTPALEADYRAALAAALVTGTALLAQGAPALDAVEATVRSLEDCPLFNAGRGAVFTHEGHHEMDAALMDGTTRRAGAVAGVREVQNPIRAARLVMDQTEHVLLAYPGADELAREHGLPMQPPAYFFTQPRFDQLQEAIAAGRMQLDHAASPTPPADPNWKKGTVGAVARDLRGHLAAATSTGGMTNKRYARIGDTPLIGAGTWADDHCAISCTGHGEYFIRAVVGYDVACLMAYKGLSLAEACRVVVHDKLAPVGGEGGLIAVDAAGNLALPFNSEGMYRASRNAAGEEQIAIYGD from the coding sequence ATGTTTGCTCTTGCCTTGCATGGGGGTGCCGGCACCATCGCCCGCGCTACCCTTACCCCCGCTCTTGAGGCCGACTATCGGGCAGCACTGGCCGCCGCCTTGGTTACGGGCACGGCGCTGCTGGCCCAGGGTGCGCCGGCCCTCGATGCGGTAGAGGCTACCGTGCGCAGCCTCGAAGACTGCCCGCTTTTCAACGCCGGGCGCGGGGCCGTGTTCACCCACGAAGGCCACCACGAGATGGACGCCGCCCTCATGGACGGCACCACCCGCCGGGCCGGGGCCGTGGCCGGCGTGCGCGAAGTGCAAAACCCCATCCGCGCCGCCCGCCTCGTGATGGACCAGACCGAGCACGTATTATTGGCCTACCCCGGTGCCGACGAGCTGGCCCGCGAACACGGCCTGCCGATGCAGCCGCCCGCGTATTTTTTCACCCAGCCGCGCTTCGACCAACTTCAGGAAGCCATCGCGGCCGGCCGCATGCAGCTCGACCACGCCGCCAGCCCTACCCCCCCCGCCGACCCCAACTGGAAGAAGGGCACCGTGGGTGCCGTGGCCCGCGACCTGCGCGGCCACCTGGCCGCCGCCACCAGCACCGGCGGCATGACCAACAAGCGCTACGCGCGCATCGGCGACACGCCGCTTATCGGGGCCGGCACCTGGGCCGATGACCACTGCGCCATTAGCTGCACCGGGCACGGCGAGTATTTTATCCGGGCCGTGGTGGGCTACGACGTGGCCTGCCTGATGGCGTATAAGGGCCTGAGCCTGGCCGAGGCCTGCCGCGTGGTGGTGCACGACAAGCTGGCCCCGGTGGGCGGCGAGGGCGGCCTCATCGCGGTGGATGCGGCTGGCAACCTGGCCCTACCCTTCAATTCGGAAGGCATGTACCGGGCCAGCCGCAACGCGGCCGGGGAGGAGCAAATTGCCATCTACGGCGACTGA
- a CDS encoding transcriptional regulator, with the protein MNLRALISQGEGERLEFKTKTTHPTRIARTLSSLANTHGGQVLVGVDDDGRVVGVRDAEEEMFVLREAAAHYIDPPLTLHFREIETDDELIVLIVGVPESQNKPHRAQIAPGEWRGYVRVRDESVQASSLTEKILARQQPEAHLEKLPLNKDELRVLDYLQTKQPRITVAQFTQLINVSRRRAYRTLIKLVLHGYLRYHDKEKEPYYTL; encoded by the coding sequence ATGAACTTACGCGCACTTATTAGCCAGGGCGAGGGCGAGCGGCTTGAATTCAAGACGAAGACTACCCACCCTACCCGCATCGCGCGCACGTTGTCGTCGCTGGCCAACACGCACGGCGGCCAGGTGCTGGTGGGCGTCGATGACGATGGCCGCGTGGTAGGCGTGCGCGACGCGGAGGAGGAAATGTTTGTGCTGCGCGAGGCCGCCGCGCACTACATCGACCCGCCCCTGACGCTGCACTTTCGCGAAATTGAAACAGATGACGAGCTTATCGTACTGATAGTCGGTGTGCCCGAAAGTCAAAATAAGCCCCACCGCGCCCAGATAGCCCCCGGCGAGTGGCGCGGCTACGTGCGCGTGCGCGACGAAAGCGTGCAAGCCAGCAGCCTCACCGAAAAAATCCTGGCGCGCCAGCAGCCCGAAGCCCACCTCGAAAAACTGCCTCTCAACAAAGACGAGCTGCGCGTGCTCGACTACCTCCAGACCAAGCAGCCGCGCATCACGGTGGCCCAGTTTACCCAACTCATCAACGTGAGTCGCCGCCGCGCCTACCGCACGCTCATCAAGCTGGTGTTGCACGGCTACCTCCGCTACCACGACAAGGAAAAGGAGCCGTATTATACCCTCTAA
- a CDS encoding esterase: MHEEYRRFYSHNLGTDLEMMVFGDYGYPVIVFPTSNGRYYEAKDFKLVDSVRWFIENRLLKLVCIDSGDKWSWYAKHLHPGTRVHNHNLYDRMVSEELVPRLQHECQVEKVGVAGCSLGGYQALNFAFRHPDQVAHLFSMGASFDIRMFLNGHYDEQAYYQNPPDYMPNAQNDNFYKMNIILGTAEHDFCKDANYHMSDVLARKGIPHRLDVRPNGTHDWPVWREMFPEYVSTIF; encoded by the coding sequence TTGCACGAAGAATACCGCCGCTTCTACTCCCATAACCTGGGCACCGACCTCGAAATGATGGTTTTTGGCGACTATGGCTACCCCGTCATCGTTTTCCCCACCTCCAATGGCCGCTACTACGAGGCCAAAGACTTTAAGCTGGTTGACTCGGTGCGCTGGTTTATTGAAAACCGCCTGCTCAAGCTCGTCTGCATCGATAGCGGCGATAAGTGGAGCTGGTATGCCAAGCACCTGCACCCCGGCACCCGCGTGCACAACCACAACCTCTACGACCGCATGGTGAGTGAAGAGCTGGTGCCGCGCTTGCAGCACGAGTGCCAGGTCGAAAAGGTGGGGGTAGCAGGCTGCTCGCTCGGTGGCTATCAAGCGCTTAACTTCGCTTTTCGACACCCTGACCAGGTGGCGCATCTCTTTTCGATGGGCGCGTCCTTCGATATTCGCATGTTTTTGAATGGGCACTACGACGAGCAGGCATACTACCAGAACCCACCCGACTACATGCCTAATGCTCAGAACGATAACTTCTACAAAATGAATATCATCCTGGGTACAGCCGAGCACGACTTCTGCAAAGACGCCAACTACCACATGTCCGATGTCCTGGCGCGCAAGGGCATTCCGCATCGGCTCGACGTGCGGCCCAACGGCACCCACGACTGGCCCGTGTGGCGTGAGATGTTCCCCGAATACGTCTCGACCATCTTTTAG
- a CDS encoding carboxylate--amine ligase (ATP-dependent carboxylate-amine ligase), protein MSQPVFTLGIEEEFQTIDPVTRELRSHMSKIVEDGKITLHEQVKAEMHEAVVEVGTNICKNIQEARQEVKHLRRQVIELADRVGLKIAAAGTHPFSRWQDQPITPDARYDKIVEELQEAARSNLVFGMHVHIGIENRDLGVYMMNALRYFLPHLFALSTNSPFWEGRETGYKSFRTKVFERFPRTGIPDYFTSASEYDEFIALLIKTGCIDNGKKIWWDLRLHPFFDTIEYRICDMMMRSDETIAVAAVMQALVAKIYKLKCQNLNFRLYRSALIKENKWRAARYGIDGQLIDFGTEEEKPARQLILELLDFVDDVLDDLGSRHEVEYVLKMLEMGTGADRQLAVFHQTGDLTKVVDYILSETTHGL, encoded by the coding sequence ATGTCCCAGCCAGTTTTCACCCTCGGCATCGAGGAAGAGTTTCAAACCATCGACCCCGTCACGCGGGAGTTGCGCTCGCACATGTCGAAAATAGTGGAGGACGGCAAAATAACCCTGCATGAGCAGGTAAAGGCCGAAATGCATGAAGCGGTAGTGGAAGTAGGCACCAATATTTGCAAAAATATTCAGGAGGCACGGCAGGAAGTCAAGCATTTGCGCCGCCAGGTTATTGAGCTAGCCGACCGGGTAGGGCTGAAAATAGCCGCGGCGGGCACACACCCGTTTTCCCGTTGGCAGGACCAGCCCATCACGCCCGACGCCCGCTACGATAAAATAGTGGAAGAATTGCAAGAAGCCGCGCGCTCCAATCTGGTTTTTGGCATGCACGTGCATATCGGCATCGAAAACCGCGATTTGGGCGTGTATATGATGAATGCGCTCCGGTATTTCCTACCCCACCTGTTCGCGCTGAGCACCAACTCTCCTTTCTGGGAAGGCCGCGAAACTGGCTACAAATCTTTCAGAACCAAAGTATTCGAGCGGTTTCCCCGCACTGGTATTCCCGATTATTTTACCAGTGCTTCAGAATATGATGAATTTATTGCGCTGTTAATTAAAACCGGCTGCATCGACAATGGCAAAAAAATATGGTGGGACTTGCGCTTGCATCCGTTTTTTGACACCATCGAATACCGCATTTGTGATATGATGATGCGCTCCGATGAAACCATCGCCGTGGCAGCTGTTATGCAGGCGTTGGTTGCCAAAATTTATAAGCTAAAGTGCCAAAACCTGAATTTTCGGCTCTATCGAAGCGCGCTTATTAAGGAAAATAAGTGGCGGGCCGCCCGCTATGGTATTGATGGCCAATTAATTGACTTTGGCACTGAAGAAGAAAAGCCCGCTCGGCAACTTATTCTGGAGCTTCTGGATTTTGTTGACGACGTACTCGACGACTTGGGTAGCCGCCACGAAGTTGAATACGTGCTGAAAATGCTGGAAATGGGCACTGGCGCCGACCGCCAACTGGCCGTATTTCACCAAACCGGCGATTTAACCAAAGTAGTCGATTATATCCTCAGCGAAACTACGCACGGCCTATAA
- a CDS encoding GMP synthase, whose protein sequence is MSELKIAILDMYDNFPNEGMRCIRQLLRRASQENQVKFLVDTFNVRGQNELPDLTYDIYISSGGPGSPLPSAEPWEPLYFGFIDALFNFNKQNKRKKHLLLICHSFQLISRHLGLGEVGKRKSTSFGVLPVHLTEAGHADPVFSQLPEPFFAVDSRDYQLIDLHPERLLELGITILGMEKERPHVPLARAVMALRFSNEIMGTQFHPEADGEGMLRYMLTDERKQQVITAYGEEKYHEMVRLLADPNTIEFTGSVIVPAFLRRAVEALREPALV, encoded by the coding sequence ATGAGTGAACTAAAGATTGCTATTTTGGACATGTATGACAATTTCCCGAATGAGGGGATGCGTTGTATTCGGCAGCTATTACGCCGCGCTAGCCAGGAAAACCAGGTAAAATTCTTGGTTGACACCTTCAATGTGCGCGGACAAAACGAGTTGCCTGACCTCACCTATGATATTTATATTTCCAGTGGCGGGCCAGGCAGCCCCCTACCCTCCGCTGAGCCTTGGGAGCCGTTGTATTTCGGTTTTATTGACGCGCTTTTTAATTTTAACAAGCAAAATAAGCGCAAAAAGCATCTGCTATTAATTTGTCACTCGTTTCAATTAATTAGCCGCCACCTTGGCTTGGGTGAAGTCGGTAAACGCAAGTCTACTTCTTTCGGAGTTTTGCCCGTTCATCTCACCGAAGCCGGCCATGCCGACCCGGTCTTCTCACAACTACCCGAGCCTTTTTTTGCCGTCGATTCACGTGATTACCAGCTTATTGACTTGCATCCTGAGCGACTCCTTGAGCTTGGCATAACTATTTTAGGCATGGAAAAAGAACGGCCGCATGTGCCGTTAGCCCGTGCGGTTATGGCCCTGCGCTTTTCAAATGAGATAATGGGTACGCAATTTCATCCTGAAGCTGATGGCGAAGGCATGCTACGCTACATGCTTACCGATGAGCGTAAGCAACAGGTAATCACGGCCTACGGTGAGGAAAAATATCACGAAATGGTGCGTCTTCTTGCCGACCCCAACACGATAGAATTTACCGGGTCCGTTATCGTTCCCGCGTTTTTGCGCCGGGCCGTAGAAGCGCTCCGCGAGCCAGCGCTTGTTTAG
- a CDS encoding short-chain dehydrogenase: MTNPFAQPMLRDNALAGKTIIVTGGGTGLGRAMTTYFLQLGANVTITSRKLAVLEQTAAELRQQTGGRILALACDVRKYDEVEAMLARTYDEFGRVDVLLNNAAGNFISPTERLSHKAFDVIVDIVLKGSYNCTLAVGKRWIAAQQPGTILNIVTTYASVGSAFVVPSAAAKAGVLALTRSLAVEWAKYGIRSNAIAPGPFPTEGAWSRLFPEPLASQLDPAASVPLKRVGQYQELANLAAYLVSDFSAYINGEVVTIDGGEWLNGAGEFNKLQALTPNMWDQIEKTMRR, encoded by the coding sequence ATGACAAATCCCTTCGCGCAACCCATGCTCCGCGACAATGCCTTGGCTGGTAAAACTATCATTGTGACTGGGGGGGGCACTGGCCTGGGCCGTGCTATGACTACCTATTTTCTGCAATTAGGGGCCAATGTGACTATTACTAGTCGGAAACTGGCCGTACTGGAGCAAACGGCGGCTGAACTACGTCAACAAACGGGTGGGCGGATTTTAGCTCTGGCCTGCGACGTGCGCAAATACGACGAAGTAGAAGCCATGCTGGCGCGCACATACGACGAATTTGGGCGGGTGGATGTCCTGCTCAACAACGCCGCCGGCAACTTTATCAGCCCCACCGAACGCCTTAGTCATAAAGCATTCGATGTGATAGTAGATATTGTATTAAAGGGCTCTTATAATTGCACTTTAGCCGTGGGGAAGCGTTGGATAGCCGCTCAGCAGCCCGGCACTATTCTTAATATTGTTACAACGTATGCCTCTGTGGGCTCGGCTTTTGTGGTACCCTCGGCGGCCGCCAAAGCTGGCGTGCTGGCGCTCACTCGCTCGCTGGCCGTGGAGTGGGCCAAGTACGGTATTCGTTCCAATGCCATCGCCCCCGGCCCCTTCCCAACTGAAGGTGCCTGGAGCCGACTGTTTCCCGAGCCTCTGGCCAGTCAGCTCGACCCTGCTGCCAGCGTGCCGCTCAAGCGCGTCGGCCAATATCAGGAATTAGCGAACCTGGCCGCTTATCTCGTGTCAGATTTTTCGGCCTACATCAATGGCGAAGTCGTAACCATTGACGGGGGCGAATGGCTAAACGGTGCCGGTGAATTCAATAAGCTCCAAGCCCTGACCCCGAATATGTGGGACCAAATTGAAAAAACAATGCGCCGTTAA
- a CDS encoding flavoprotein, translating to MPLPNDSPTPLPAVAVLGGGAAGFFGAIACAEANPRQLVYLLEKSPKLLSKVRISGGGRCNVTHACESAAQLVQHYPRGGRQLKEAFRQFGVADTIAWFAERGVALKTEADGRMFPTTDSSETIARALEDAARRAGVRVLSRTAADEITALPEGGFSLRLSGEGSAAIGPELRVGRLLVATGGNPKSAAYDWLRALGHSVAEPVPSLFTFNVPTSPLRELPGVSVPHARVVLAGEKLQYEGPLLVTHWGVSGPAVLKLSAWGARRLHELGYHGTALISWVPTYTDDTLRAWTQAFRLDNGKKQVAAHPQFGLPTRLWRTLVAEAGIGAEARWNEVPAKAQNRLLELLLRTPLQVQGKTTHKDEFVTCGGIPLNEVHLATMESRRVPGLHFAGEVLDIDGITGGFNFQAAWTTGFLAGVALAKAGQPVG from the coding sequence ATGCCTTTGCCAAACGACTCTCCTACCCCACTGCCCGCCGTAGCTGTGCTGGGCGGCGGGGCGGCGGGCTTCTTCGGGGCCATCGCCTGCGCCGAGGCCAATCCGCGGCAGCTGGTTTATTTGCTTGAAAAAAGCCCCAAGCTGCTGAGTAAGGTGCGGATTTCGGGGGGCGGGCGCTGCAACGTCACGCACGCCTGCGAATCGGCGGCGCAGCTGGTGCAGCACTACCCCCGCGGCGGCCGGCAATTGAAAGAGGCCTTCCGGCAGTTTGGCGTAGCCGATACCATTGCCTGGTTTGCCGAGCGTGGCGTGGCGCTCAAGACCGAGGCCGATGGCCGCATGTTTCCGACCACCGACAGCAGCGAAACCATTGCGCGCGCCCTCGAAGATGCCGCGCGCCGGGCGGGCGTGCGAGTGCTATCCCGCACCGCGGCCGACGAAATTACAGCTCTGCCCGAAGGGGGATTCAGCCTCAGACTCAGCGGGGAGGGTAGCGCCGCCATCGGCCCCGAGCTGCGCGTGGGCCGCCTGCTGGTGGCTACCGGCGGCAACCCCAAGTCGGCGGCCTACGACTGGCTGCGGGCGCTGGGCCACAGCGTGGCGGAGCCGGTGCCCTCGCTCTTTACGTTCAACGTGCCGACGTCGCCGCTGCGCGAGCTGCCCGGTGTGAGTGTGCCGCACGCCCGCGTGGTGCTGGCCGGCGAAAAACTGCAATACGAAGGGCCACTGCTGGTTACGCACTGGGGCGTGAGCGGGCCGGCGGTGCTCAAGCTCTCGGCCTGGGGGGCGCGCCGCTTGCACGAGCTGGGCTATCACGGCACGGCTCTTATCAGCTGGGTACCAACCTATACCGACGACACATTGCGCGCCTGGACGCAGGCTTTCCGCCTCGACAACGGCAAGAAACAGGTGGCGGCGCACCCACAGTTTGGGCTGCCTACCCGCCTCTGGCGCACGCTGGTGGCCGAGGCCGGCATCGGGGCCGAGGCGCGCTGGAACGAGGTGCCGGCCAAAGCCCAAAACCGCTTGCTGGAGCTGCTATTGCGCACGCCATTGCAGGTGCAGGGTAAGACCACGCACAAGGACGAATTCGTGACCTGCGGCGGCATTCCGCTAAATGAAGTGCACTTGGCTACGATGGAAAGCCGCCGCGTGCCGGGCCTGCACTTCGCCGGTGAGGTGCTGGATATTGACGGCATTACGGGTGGCTTCAATTTTCAGGCTGCCTGGACTACGGGCTTTTTGGCGGGAGTAGCGCTGGCGAAAGCGGGGCAGCCGGTAGGTTAG
- a CDS encoding RNA helicase, with product MDTEQVENTPAKNTEKPKVRFDELNLSPEVQRAITEMGYEEASPIQSAAIPVLLAGKDVIGQAQTGTGKTAAFAIPAIEGVDGESRDVQVIVLCPTRELAVQVSGEIQKLGKYKKGLAVVPIYGGSSYDRQFRALERGVQIVIGTPGRVMDHIERGTLKLDKATKIILDEADEMLDMGFREDIEFVLSKMPENRQTVFFSATMSKPIMDMTKKYQRDPQVVKVNHQQMTVSNIEQSYFEVRGPQKKDVLTRVMDMYNLKSTIIFANTKRMVDEIVADLQAKGYFADGLHGDMSQVQRQNTLDKFRKNTLEILVATDVAARGIDVDNVEAVFNYDLPADEEYYVHRIGRTGRAGKSGRAFTFVSGRDIYKLRDIMRFTKADIKLAQVPSFADVSEVKTTLFLNQIKEVVEKGNLDKYIGRVQRLLDQSEETTSLDIAAALLKMNMKEDKRNEQSLDASREKGATRPGYTRLFISMGKKDRLHPRDVVDLIGESTNLPGNKVGDIALYDKFSFVEVPNEFAEEIVGQLGRSSIQGQPVTFSIATPVQDAAAKEEGTNRPERREGGFGGERRGGFGGGDRREGGRPPFGGGNRGGSSYGGDRREGGSSYGGGYKGGDRREGGGSSYGGDRGGSSQGGGYQRGGYKGGQGGGSSYGGGYKGKRESGE from the coding sequence ATGGATACCGAACAAGTAGAAAATACCCCCGCTAAAAACACCGAGAAGCCTAAAGTTCGTTTTGACGAGCTCAACCTCTCGCCCGAAGTGCAGCGCGCCATTACTGAAATGGGTTACGAGGAAGCCTCGCCCATTCAGTCAGCCGCCATTCCGGTACTGCTCGCTGGCAAAGACGTTATCGGCCAGGCCCAGACGGGTACCGGCAAAACGGCTGCTTTTGCCATTCCCGCCATTGAAGGTGTGGACGGCGAAAGCCGTGACGTACAAGTGATTGTGCTTTGCCCTACCCGTGAGCTTGCCGTGCAGGTTTCGGGCGAAATCCAGAAGTTGGGTAAGTATAAGAAAGGCCTGGCCGTAGTGCCCATTTACGGCGGCTCGTCGTACGACCGGCAGTTTCGCGCTCTGGAGCGCGGTGTGCAAATTGTAATCGGCACGCCCGGCCGCGTAATGGACCACATCGAGCGCGGCACGCTGAAGCTCGATAAGGCGACCAAAATCATCCTCGACGAAGCCGACGAAATGCTCGACATGGGCTTCCGGGAGGATATCGAGTTTGTGCTCAGCAAGATGCCCGAGAATCGCCAGACGGTGTTTTTCTCGGCCACGATGAGCAAGCCGATTATGGATATGACCAAGAAGTACCAGCGCGACCCGCAGGTAGTGAAGGTCAACCATCAGCAAATGACGGTGTCCAACATCGAGCAGAGCTACTTCGAAGTGCGTGGCCCGCAGAAGAAGGACGTCCTGACCCGCGTCATGGACATGTACAACCTGAAATCGACCATCATTTTCGCTAATACGAAGCGCATGGTGGACGAAATTGTGGCCGACCTGCAAGCCAAAGGCTACTTCGCCGACGGCCTGCACGGCGACATGAGCCAAGTCCAGCGCCAGAACACGCTCGATAAATTCCGCAAAAACACGCTTGAAATCCTGGTTGCTACCGACGTAGCCGCCCGTGGTATCGACGTAGACAACGTGGAGGCCGTATTCAACTACGACCTGCCCGCCGACGAAGAGTACTACGTGCACCGCATCGGCCGCACCGGCCGCGCTGGCAAGAGTGGCCGCGCCTTCACCTTCGTGAGTGGCCGCGACATCTATAAGCTGCGCGACATCATGCGCTTCACCAAAGCCGACATCAAGCTGGCGCAAGTGCCGTCGTTCGCCGACGTGTCGGAAGTGAAGACGACCCTCTTCCTCAACCAGATTAAGGAAGTAGTAGAGAAGGGCAACCTAGACAAGTACATCGGCCGCGTGCAGCGCTTGCTCGACCAAAGCGAGGAAACCACCTCGCTGGACATCGCTGCTGCGCTGCTCAAGATGAACATGAAGGAGGATAAGCGCAACGAGCAAAGCCTCGACGCCAGCCGCGAGAAAGGTGCTACCCGCCCCGGCTACACCCGCCTGTTCATCAGCATGGGCAAGAAGGACCGCCTGCATCCCCGCGATGTAGTCGATTTGATTGGTGAAAGTACCAACCTGCCCGGCAACAAAGTGGGCGACATCGCCCTGTACGACAAATTCAGCTTCGTAGAAGTGCCAAACGAGTTTGCCGAAGAGATTGTGGGCCAGCTTGGTCGCAGCAGCATTCAGGGCCAGCCGGTTACGTTCAGCATCGCTACCCCGGTGCAGGACGCGGCCGCCAAGGAAGAAGGCACCAACCGTCCCGAGCGCCGCGAAGGTGGCTTCGGCGGTGAGCGTCGCGGCGGCTTCGGCGGCGGCGACCGCCGCGAAGGTGGCCGCCCGCCGTTTGGTGGTGGCAACCGCGGTGGCAGCAGCTACGGCGGCGACCGTCGTGAAGGCGGCAGTTCCTATGGTGGCGGTTACAAAGGCGGTGACCGCCGCGAAGGTGGCGGTAGCAGCTACGGCGGCGACCGAGGTGGTAGTAGCCAGGGCGGTGGTTACCAGCGTGGTGGCTACAAAGGTGGCCAAGGCGGTGGCAGCAGCTACGGCGGCGGCTACAAAGGCAAGCGCGAATCAGGCGAATAG
- a CDS encoding cold-shock protein yields MPTGTVKFFNETKGFGFIKNDETGQDIFVHVTDLVDAKALQEKDKVQYEEAQGRKGPNAVKVSLL; encoded by the coding sequence ATGCCGACCGGAACGGTAAAATTCTTCAATGAGACCAAAGGCTTTGGTTTCATCAAAAACGACGAGACTGGCCAAGATATCTTTGTGCACGTCACCGACCTCGTAGATGCTAAGGCGCTACAAGAGAAAGACAAGGTTCAGTACGAAGAAGCCCAAGGCCGTAAAGGCCCGAACGCAGTAAAAGTGTCGTTGCTCTAA